The proteins below are encoded in one region of Bremerella sp. P1:
- a CDS encoding leucine-rich repeat domain-containing protein — MRRGVLSLLVVAATLTTFGSLSAQAPVAFPPVPIDVGGPMDPEIERIVATLEQSGCLFGYGASLSDEIVNWPEYGCIRVDGTKMQDDHWDLLLQLPSVKLLSLHNTPPAGNVRNCLRQMSELAELQLHNSLDDSGMSTIAELPSLQAIRIAETKISDHGIWYLEELQNLKHVELEQLPVTNQSFHYLKQLPRLNTLSVVDADLSGPWYLKTGDFPSLGKLTLEGEKITDEVAEQVSQMKGLVEVHFDRSNLTMTGLAQLAGMPNIEQISATNSTLEDAPCPMARPAAKLQSLDLSSTKTGDQFLSSMTNFPSLAELNLSGAKITDAGVSNLRNLKSLETLRLNNTEITSGGLASIASLPSLREIHLHGTKLNGDVLDHLTTVKTLEWIDLSNTNVSGEKISKLAELPNLRGVALFNTPINTSDLPYLRKLSHVDEVYVDGSQLTVAEQQQLREFYATAKTRLSR, encoded by the coding sequence ATGCGGCGCGGGGTTTTATCATTATTGGTTGTCGCGGCAACTCTAACTACCTTTGGCAGTCTATCTGCCCAGGCTCCCGTTGCTTTTCCACCGGTGCCGATCGATGTCGGCGGCCCGATGGATCCCGAGATCGAACGCATAGTTGCCACGCTGGAACAAAGCGGCTGTCTGTTTGGTTACGGTGCTTCTCTTTCCGATGAAATCGTCAACTGGCCGGAATACGGCTGCATCCGAGTGGATGGGACGAAAATGCAAGATGACCACTGGGATTTACTGTTGCAGCTTCCCTCGGTGAAACTCCTCTCGCTTCATAACACGCCACCGGCCGGCAATGTGCGAAATTGCCTGCGACAGATGTCGGAATTGGCGGAACTTCAACTGCACAACAGCCTCGACGATAGCGGCATGTCGACCATCGCTGAGTTGCCCAGCCTGCAAGCGATTCGGATCGCGGAAACGAAGATCTCGGACCACGGCATCTGGTATCTCGAAGAACTGCAAAATCTGAAGCACGTCGAACTCGAGCAGTTGCCGGTAACCAATCAAAGCTTTCACTACCTGAAACAGCTTCCACGGCTCAATACCCTTTCGGTGGTTGACGCCGATTTGAGCGGACCGTGGTACTTGAAAACTGGAGACTTCCCGAGCCTGGGTAAGCTGACCCTCGAAGGCGAGAAGATCACCGACGAGGTCGCGGAACAGGTTTCGCAGATGAAAGGCCTGGTCGAAGTCCATTTCGATCGCAGCAATCTCACAATGACCGGACTCGCCCAGTTGGCTGGCATGCCGAACATCGAGCAGATCTCGGCCACCAACTCGACCTTGGAAGATGCTCCCTGTCCGATGGCGCGGCCGGCGGCCAAGCTTCAATCGCTCGACTTGAGCAGCACCAAAACGGGTGACCAGTTCCTCAGCTCGATGACGAACTTCCCTTCGCTGGCCGAATTGAACCTTTCCGGTGCAAAAATCACCGATGCAGGTGTCTCGAATCTTCGCAACTTGAAGTCGCTCGAAACGCTGCGTCTCAACAACACTGAGATTACCAGTGGCGGACTGGCTTCGATCGCAAGCCTTCCCAGTCTCCGCGAGATTCACTTGCACGGCACAAAGTTGAACGGGGACGTGCTCGATCATCTTACTACCGTTAAGACGCTCGAATGGATCGACCTGAGCAATACCAACGTTAGTGGTGAGAAGATTTCCAAGCTGGCCGAACTGCCCAATCTGCGCGGCGTGGCCCTGTTCAACACGCCGATCAACACCAGCGACCTCCCCTACCTGCGAAAGCTTTCGCACGTGGACGAAGTCTATGTCGACGGCAGCCAACTGACGGTCGCCGAGCAGCAACAGCTTCGCGAGTTCTACGCGACGGCCAAGACACGACTTTCGCGATAG